One genomic segment of Prosthecobacter fusiformis includes these proteins:
- a CDS encoding SRPBCC domain-containing protein has translation MSTHSGPINSAAVTTERVFSASPRTVFATFAQPDRLAQWWGPKGFTNTFELFEFRPGGRWVLVMHGPNGADYPNESIFREIQTDVKIVIEHVVKPWYLLTITLSAVGDQTHLSWVQEFETPEFAERMRPLSERANEEVLDRLEGVVRNEA, from the coding sequence ATGAGTACCCATTCTGGTCCAATCAACTCGGCGGCTGTGACGACGGAGCGTGTTTTCTCTGCCAGTCCTCGAACGGTCTTTGCGACATTCGCGCAACCAGATCGCCTGGCTCAGTGGTGGGGGCCGAAGGGGTTTACGAATACGTTTGAGCTATTCGAGTTCAGGCCCGGTGGGCGCTGGGTCTTGGTGATGCACGGGCCGAATGGGGCTGACTATCCCAACGAGAGTATTTTTCGGGAGATCCAGACCGATGTGAAGATCGTCATCGAGCACGTGGTGAAGCCCTGGTATCTGCTAACGATAACGCTGTCTGCCGTGGGTGACCAAACTCATTTGTCCTGGGTTCAGGAGTTTGAAACCCCCGAGTTCGCTGAACGGATGCGGCCCCTCAGCGAAAGGGCCAATGAAGAGGTCCTGGACCGGCTCGAAGGGGTGGTCAGGAATGAAGCGTGA
- a CDS encoding DUF1552 domain-containing protein, protein MNRRRFLLQSIGTSLALPGLPSLMAKSVGGNSAVQAAKGAGAGAARFVAIGNLLGYQVKSLFPSTTGRNYEKTTLLEPLWENRPQMTVFKGLDHGVKGGHFAVHSFLSGVLNSEAQNRPDGNVSIDQFIADEVGFQTRFPSLTVGSEGGIHGGCQIAWTKSGVRVPPITGPAELFERLFISDSKERQARRKEENKVQASILDSVLGEANRLSRQVNKEDKDKLDEYLTSVRDVEKRLELRKRWASQPKPQAPFEKPANRNPVQDLPMLYELIALALQTDSTRIATLEIGGDFLPQDLGIDKSYHGLSHHSNDPETIAHLITLEKYQIEHFGKFITRLSKMQDGERSLLDSTSVLFGSGMSDANSHKNSDLPIILAGGGYKHGEFREVPREGINKVPLCNLFVDIAQRMGVETDSFGSSTGRFS, encoded by the coding sequence ATGAACCGTCGTCGTTTCCTGCTTCAATCCATCGGCACCTCCCTCGCGCTGCCGGGGCTGCCTTCGCTCATGGCCAAGTCCGTCGGCGGAAATTCCGCCGTGCAGGCGGCCAAGGGAGCCGGAGCTGGCGCAGCACGTTTTGTCGCCATTGGCAACCTGCTGGGATATCAGGTAAAGTCTCTTTTTCCCTCCACCACAGGGCGCAATTATGAGAAGACGACGCTGCTGGAGCCGCTGTGGGAAAACCGCCCGCAGATGACGGTCTTCAAAGGCCTGGACCACGGCGTGAAGGGCGGGCACTTCGCCGTGCATTCTTTCCTTTCGGGCGTGTTGAATTCGGAGGCTCAAAATCGCCCGGATGGCAATGTGAGCATTGATCAGTTCATCGCCGATGAGGTGGGCTTTCAGACGCGGTTCCCATCCCTGACGGTGGGGTCCGAAGGCGGCATCCATGGGGGCTGCCAGATCGCCTGGACGAAGTCGGGTGTGCGGGTGCCACCGATCACGGGGCCTGCGGAATTGTTCGAACGGCTTTTCATCAGTGACTCGAAGGAGCGCCAGGCACGCCGCAAAGAGGAAAACAAAGTTCAGGCCTCCATTCTCGATTCCGTCCTGGGGGAGGCGAATCGCCTTTCCCGTCAGGTGAACAAAGAGGACAAGGATAAGCTGGACGAATACCTGACGTCCGTCCGCGATGTGGAGAAGCGCCTGGAACTCCGCAAGCGCTGGGCCAGCCAGCCGAAGCCGCAAGCTCCATTTGAAAAACCGGCCAACCGCAATCCGGTACAGGATCTGCCCATGCTCTATGAGCTGATCGCCCTGGCCTTGCAGACAGATTCCACTCGGATCGCCACCCTGGAGATCGGTGGGGATTTCTTGCCGCAGGACCTTGGCATCGATAAATCCTACCACGGACTTTCCCACCACAGCAATGATCCAGAGACCATCGCCCACCTCATCACTCTGGAGAAGTACCAGATTGAGCACTTTGGTAAATTTATCACTCGCCTGTCCAAAATGCAGGATGGAGAACGGTCCCTACTTGATTCCACCTCGGTGCTATTCGGCAGCGGTATGAGCGATGCTAACTCGCATAAGAACTCCGACCTGCCCATCATCCTGGCCGGTGGCGGTTACAAGCATGGCGAGTTCCGTGAAGTGCCGCGTGAGGGGATCAACAAGGTGCCGCTTTGCAATCTCTTTGTGGACATCGCCCAGCGCATGGGTGTGGAGACAGATTCCTTTGGCAGCAGCACAGGCCGCTTTTCCTGA
- a CDS encoding DUF1592 domain-containing protein gives MALTMTAQAEDALPSQKIVQQFMGRYCLECHDADVQKGDREFEKFALPLKSEADLISAKEIIDQLTLKEMPPKKADQPGDDERLAMLRALREGTVAARGKIESSGARTVMRRLSSREYENTLAALFGRRVDTLGLTGDFPKEKTSRHMDTIGQSLVTSGFLVDQYFQAANRLVEMRLGKPQMEPKSWLFNKNFVQYEELQGSHKAAFKFRYLNLYEQPNTDTRQGGYGHIEDFLKGVPVSGLYDIEVEAQAMHRNTHFDHAIFGIDFSEPFIIGVVPGDVTRGHIHYPQTIEPLLGSSTVPDDKPAKLKFRVWLEAGQTPRFIFPNGPYESRAAVVTINKRYKDEFNIPPGTSGVSRTHLLRDGDLPHIRISEVKIQGPMPEKGGSAEERAVFGKDGFQPDRALEQLHAFAGKAYRRPLTETDRQPIDAFYQKRLAEKATPRQAALDALKLILCSPSFLYFSEITDESEKALSAYDLASRLSFALWATPPDRELLAVAKSGKLTQKAELAKQVQRMIADARISGFVDGFLDSWLNLRDLGSMPPPRETNRSYYAEDLPTSMKTEVKLFFTDLLKNNGSAGQFLHAEYTFADKKLAKLYDLPEQKTLRLADGFQKVSLKGNARRGGLLGMAGVLTVSANGVETSPVTRGVWVSENILGIQPPPPPDEVPAIEADISGATTIRERLAKHSTDKTCAECHRKIDPLGFSLETFDPIGRWRSSYPKPKNGKQPAPKVDSSGEFPSGETYKDFASFKKIIRETREDIFTRHLIRQVLTYTTGRHMEPVDDFELDEIHLAVKKNQLGLQTLIVECLTSDIFRSR, from the coding sequence ATGGCATTGACCATGACTGCGCAGGCTGAGGACGCACTGCCTTCGCAAAAGATCGTTCAGCAGTTCATGGGCAGGTATTGCCTGGAGTGCCACGATGCCGATGTGCAGAAGGGGGATCGCGAGTTCGAAAAGTTCGCACTTCCTTTGAAGTCGGAGGCAGACCTCATCTCCGCCAAGGAGATCATTGACCAGCTCACGCTGAAAGAAATGCCACCGAAAAAGGCAGATCAGCCCGGTGATGATGAGCGCCTGGCCATGCTACGTGCATTGCGTGAAGGCACCGTGGCAGCCCGTGGAAAGATCGAGAGTTCCGGTGCCCGTACTGTGATGCGCCGTCTCTCCAGCCGTGAGTATGAAAACACGCTTGCCGCCCTCTTTGGTCGCCGGGTGGATACGCTGGGTCTCACGGGAGATTTCCCCAAGGAGAAAACAAGTCGTCACATGGACACCATTGGTCAGTCATTGGTGACTTCAGGCTTTCTCGTGGACCAGTATTTTCAAGCAGCAAACCGGCTGGTGGAAATGCGCTTGGGCAAACCCCAAATGGAGCCGAAGAGCTGGCTCTTTAATAAAAACTTTGTCCAATACGAAGAACTGCAAGGCTCGCACAAAGCGGCCTTTAAATTCCGCTACCTGAATCTATACGAGCAGCCGAACACGGATACCCGCCAGGGTGGCTACGGCCACATTGAAGACTTTCTCAAAGGCGTGCCAGTCTCCGGCCTATACGATATCGAAGTGGAAGCGCAGGCCATGCATCGCAATACTCATTTCGATCATGCCATCTTCGGCATCGACTTTTCAGAGCCTTTCATCATCGGCGTCGTTCCTGGGGATGTCACCCGTGGCCATATCCACTATCCGCAGACCATTGAGCCATTGCTCGGCAGCAGTACAGTGCCTGATGACAAGCCTGCCAAGTTGAAATTCCGCGTCTGGCTGGAGGCCGGACAGACCCCGCGCTTCATCTTCCCAAACGGCCCGTATGAATCCCGCGCCGCCGTCGTCACCATCAACAAGCGTTATAAGGATGAATTCAACATCCCGCCCGGCACCTCCGGTGTCAGTCGCACTCACTTGCTGCGGGATGGGGATCTTCCACACATCCGCATCAGCGAGGTCAAGATCCAGGGGCCCATGCCTGAAAAGGGCGGCAGCGCAGAGGAACGCGCCGTCTTTGGCAAAGACGGCTTCCAGCCAGACCGGGCACTGGAGCAGCTCCATGCCTTTGCAGGAAAAGCCTACCGCCGCCCGCTCACAGAGACAGACCGTCAGCCAATCGATGCTTTTTACCAAAAGCGTCTTGCCGAGAAAGCCACGCCACGCCAGGCCGCGCTGGATGCTTTAAAGCTCATTCTTTGCTCGCCTTCCTTCCTTTACTTCAGCGAGATCACGGATGAATCCGAGAAGGCACTCAGCGCCTACGATCTCGCCTCACGCCTCTCTTTCGCCCTCTGGGCCACGCCACCGGATAGGGAACTGCTGGCCGTCGCGAAATCTGGCAAGCTCACACAGAAAGCCGAATTGGCAAAACAGGTCCAGCGGATGATCGCGGATGCGCGCATCAGTGGGTTCGTGGACGGCTTTCTCGATAGTTGGTTAAACCTCCGCGACCTGGGCAGCATGCCGCCCCCGCGTGAAACCAACCGCAGCTATTACGCCGAGGACCTTCCGACCTCCATGAAGACCGAGGTGAAACTCTTTTTCACCGACCTGCTGAAGAACAATGGTTCTGCGGGCCAGTTCCTTCACGCAGAGTATACCTTTGCCGATAAAAAACTCGCCAAACTTTACGACCTGCCGGAGCAGAAAACCCTGCGTCTTGCCGATGGATTTCAAAAGGTCAGTCTGAAGGGCAATGCACGTCGTGGCGGGCTTCTAGGCATGGCCGGCGTGCTCACGGTCAGTGCCAACGGTGTCGAAACATCGCCCGTTACCCGTGGCGTATGGGTCAGTGAAAACATCCTGGGCATCCAGCCCCCACCGCCCCCCGATGAAGTGCCCGCCATTGAGGCCGACATCTCCGGTGCCACTACCATCCGTGAGCGCCTGGCCAAGCACAGCACCGATAAAACATGTGCCGAGTGTCATCGTAAAATTGATCCGCTAGGATTCAGCCTCGAAACCTTTGATCCCATCGGCCGCTGGCGCAGCTCCTACCCCAAGCCTAAAAACGGCAAACAACCCGCACCCAAGGTGGATTCCTCCGGCGAGTTTCCTTCCGGTGAAACATACAAGGACTTCGCCAGCTTCAAAAAGATCATCCGCGAAACTCGCGAAGACATCTTCACCCGTCATCTCATCCGCCAAGTCCTCACCTATACCACAGGTCGCCACATGGAACCTGTCGATGATTTTGAACTCGACGAAATCCATCTCGCAGTGAAAAAGAACCAGTTAGGCCTCCAGACCCTGATTGTCGAATGCCTGACGAGTGACATCTTTCGTTCCAGGTGA
- a CDS encoding L,D-transpeptidase family protein: MHLPLRYWLLAACLLSSSTSLTAEDKTPESPVSDMEAATRLQVFLDRANFGPGKIDGHYGGFTEKALTLYRQAQGKTIETAPEPAPKSPTEEKGKEAKTKLPLPDLQDLDVASVDPVFIEYQVTEADVKTVGELPKEIPDMAKLKWLPYTSLAEAVAEKFHSDLDFLKELNPGKLEKLKAGDTIKVPNVEPFDINGVKDMPLLDLNAKREDKDKEKKSAKPNKKDDQDASDPKEDSEEYPSADQIVVTVNTADSMLHLMEKGKLVAAYPVTIGSDQTKSPQGDWKVRGIARLPDFRYDKSFLTTGERSEETFLLPPGPNNAVGVVWIALNKSGIGLHGTSDPDSIGRSASHGCVRLANWDIARLATQLRTGVTVSIH, from the coding sequence ATGCATCTCCCTTTGCGCTATTGGCTCCTGGCCGCCTGTCTTCTGAGCTCCTCCACTTCCCTAACCGCCGAAGATAAGACTCCCGAGAGTCCTGTCTCCGACATGGAGGCTGCCACCCGCCTGCAAGTCTTCCTCGACAGAGCCAACTTTGGCCCCGGCAAGATTGACGGGCACTACGGTGGTTTTACCGAAAAGGCGCTCACTCTCTATCGGCAAGCCCAGGGAAAGACGATCGAAACGGCACCCGAGCCAGCCCCCAAATCCCCCACTGAGGAAAAAGGCAAGGAGGCCAAAACCAAACTCCCTCTTCCAGATCTCCAAGACCTGGACGTGGCAAGTGTGGACCCCGTATTCATCGAATATCAGGTAACTGAGGCCGATGTGAAAACCGTGGGTGAACTTCCAAAGGAAATCCCAGACATGGCCAAGCTGAAATGGCTACCTTATACAAGTCTGGCAGAAGCCGTCGCCGAGAAGTTCCATAGCGATCTCGATTTCCTTAAAGAGCTGAATCCAGGCAAGCTCGAAAAGCTCAAGGCCGGAGATACCATCAAGGTGCCCAATGTGGAGCCCTTTGATATCAATGGCGTCAAAGACATGCCACTGCTGGACCTTAACGCCAAACGTGAGGATAAGGACAAAGAAAAGAAGTCCGCAAAGCCCAACAAAAAGGATGACCAAGATGCATCCGACCCTAAAGAAGATAGCGAAGAGTATCCATCAGCCGACCAGATCGTTGTGACGGTGAATACCGCAGACAGCATGCTGCACCTCATGGAAAAGGGAAAGCTCGTCGCCGCTTATCCAGTCACCATCGGGTCGGATCAGACGAAGTCACCCCAGGGCGACTGGAAGGTGCGCGGCATCGCCCGGCTGCCTGACTTTCGTTATGACAAATCATTCCTAACCACGGGTGAACGCAGCGAGGAAACGTTCCTCCTGCCACCGGGGCCTAACAATGCAGTTGGCGTCGTTTGGATCGCTCTCAACAAGAGCGGCATCGGTCTGCATGGGACTTCTGACCCGGATAGCATCGGGCGCAGTGCCAGCCATGGCTGCGTGCGTTTAGCGAATTGGGACATTGCCCGCTTAGCTACCCAGCTCCGCACGGGTGTGACCGTATCCATCCACTAA
- a CDS encoding class I SAM-dependent methyltransferase has protein sequence MILRQCPLVHPSLSRRPPVQPITWIAPAQRVAFETAGTTAHRLASGSGGWVERLGDDAMISHKNDAALEEMAKGLENWAVEAGWTPARVFTRFLPLKNDERISPALRSGDTSLPLTTVVTEAGIRYGLDFAAGYSHGLFLDQRANRAQLRVWKPKRVLNTFAYTCSFTVVAALQGAETVSVDLSKKSLDRGRQNLALNNLPETKHKFIVEDALDLMPKLERKGERFDVIILDPPTFSRNSNGRLWQVEQHFEDLLNAALEIAMPKCAILLSTNCTKLDPVALERRSRMCAKIKRRAVDYLRIPSLIDFPPGHGASTLWMMVR, from the coding sequence ATGATCCTGCGACAGTGTCCGCTAGTGCATCCTTCCCTTTCCCGTCGCCCGCCAGTCCAGCCCATCACGTGGATCGCTCCCGCGCAACGAGTCGCCTTTGAAACTGCCGGGACGACCGCGCATAGGCTTGCCTCTGGCTCTGGAGGTTGGGTGGAGCGGCTCGGGGATGACGCGATGATCTCCCACAAGAATGATGCAGCGCTGGAGGAAATGGCCAAGGGTTTAGAAAACTGGGCCGTGGAGGCAGGGTGGACACCTGCGCGTGTCTTCACACGTTTTTTGCCTCTGAAGAATGACGAACGCATATCCCCTGCCCTGCGCAGTGGCGACACCTCTCTGCCGCTGACCACCGTCGTCACTGAGGCTGGCATTCGATACGGACTCGACTTCGCTGCGGGCTATAGCCACGGCCTATTCCTGGACCAGCGTGCGAATCGCGCCCAGCTACGGGTCTGGAAACCCAAACGCGTGCTAAACACCTTTGCCTATACTTGCAGTTTCACCGTGGTGGCCGCACTGCAAGGGGCCGAAACAGTGAGTGTGGACCTGTCCAAAAAATCTCTGGACCGAGGGAGGCAGAATCTGGCACTCAATAATCTTCCTGAAACGAAGCATAAGTTCATCGTCGAAGATGCTCTGGACCTGATGCCCAAGCTCGAGCGGAAGGGCGAGCGCTTCGACGTCATCATCCTGGATCCGCCCACTTTCTCCCGCAACAGCAACGGCCGCCTCTGGCAGGTGGAGCAGCACTTTGAAGACCTTCTCAATGCCGCGCTGGAAATCGCCATGCCCAAATGCGCAATTCTGCTTTCCACAAATTGCACCAAACTGGACCCCGTGGCTCTGGAACGCCGGTCACGAATGTGTGCCAAGATCAAGCGCCGGGCAGTGGATTACCTGCGCATTCCTTCGCTGATCGATTTTCCTCCAGGTCACGGGGCCAGCACCCTTTGGATGATGGTTCGTTAA
- a CDS encoding prolyl oligopeptidase family serine peptidase — protein sequence MKLPLFAALLLTSPLFATTVDEALEAGKKWTNKIFRNEVQALWLDEDHFWYRLQTGPKSHEYVVVNAATGERKSASNGRGIGQPEQETLKTSDSQENEQASTNGGSETGIVFHNQLREPVKMIWIDPDGKHHVYEEVGPGGKFHQNTYAGHVWLVRDLQDKPLAVVTARPFHLDVEIDAISPVFVGAESKPKNPRASPDGRWNVSVVDGRVMLKDLHSGKTVPVKTGLPGRRVNEGITWAPDSSAFVFSSTEQVVKRKITIVDSSPEDQLQPKRLEIDYPKAGDPLPKPQPVIVRLTDKEPEVQAAATALFKNPFIQKSHFDIRWAKDSGEFYLDYNERGHQCYRILGVNAMTGEVRIVVEETSDTFIDHTQKTWRHWLEKSGELLWLSERDGWCHLWLYEIASGKVRQQVTSGRWVLRKVEHVDEEKRQVWFLASGLREEEDPYHEHLCRVNLDGTDFIQLTEGDGQHRIQWSPNKKYFIDVWSRADHPPVTELRRSKDGQLICTLEKADARALLATGWQMPERFVAKGRDGRTDIHGIIIKPASFDPAKSYPVVEQVYAGPHGAFTPKEFGILKRQHELAELGFIVVQADGMGTNHRGKEFHELCWKNLKDAGFPDRIAWIRAAAETRPWMDLSSIGIYGGSAGGQSAMRALLDHHDFYKVAVADCGCHDNRMDKIWWNEQWMGWPVDDSYKLNSNAEDAAKLQGQLLLIVGELDVNVDPASTYQVVRALQKAGKSFDFMPIIGTGHGAAETPYGSRLRMEFLKRHLLP from the coding sequence ATGAAACTGCCCCTCTTTGCCGCGCTGTTACTGACTTCTCCCCTTTTTGCCACGACCGTGGATGAAGCGTTGGAGGCTGGAAAGAAATGGACGAATAAGATTTTTCGCAATGAAGTGCAAGCACTGTGGCTAGATGAAGATCATTTTTGGTATCGCCTCCAGACGGGCCCCAAAAGTCACGAATACGTAGTGGTGAATGCGGCGACAGGGGAACGAAAAAGTGCGTCTAACGGTCGCGGCATCGGCCAGCCTGAGCAGGAAACTTTAAAAACCTCGGACAGCCAGGAGAACGAACAGGCCTCCACAAATGGCGGCAGTGAAACGGGTATTGTTTTTCATAACCAACTGCGAGAGCCCGTGAAGATGATCTGGATTGATCCGGATGGAAAACATCATGTGTATGAGGAAGTGGGACCCGGGGGAAAGTTTCACCAAAATACGTATGCAGGTCATGTGTGGCTGGTCAGAGACCTTCAGGACAAGCCTCTGGCGGTGGTCACAGCCAGACCTTTTCATCTGGATGTGGAGATTGATGCAATCTCCCCTGTCTTTGTAGGAGCCGAATCCAAGCCCAAAAATCCACGAGCGTCACCCGACGGACGATGGAACGTCTCAGTCGTGGATGGCCGGGTGATGCTCAAAGACCTGCACAGCGGTAAGACGGTGCCGGTGAAAACGGGGTTACCAGGACGCCGTGTCAATGAGGGTATCACCTGGGCACCAGATTCATCCGCTTTCGTTTTTTCCAGTACTGAACAGGTGGTAAAAAGGAAAATCACGATCGTCGATTCTTCCCCTGAGGACCAACTCCAACCTAAACGACTGGAGATTGATTATCCAAAGGCCGGTGACCCGTTGCCGAAACCTCAACCTGTGATCGTTCGCCTCACTGACAAAGAGCCGGAGGTGCAGGCGGCAGCTACAGCACTCTTTAAAAATCCGTTTATTCAAAAAAGTCACTTTGATATCCGATGGGCAAAGGACAGCGGTGAATTTTATCTGGATTACAATGAGCGCGGTCACCAGTGCTATCGCATTCTTGGGGTGAATGCCATGACTGGTGAGGTGCGCATAGTGGTGGAGGAAACCAGCGATACTTTTATCGACCACACACAGAAGACTTGGCGGCACTGGCTTGAAAAATCGGGTGAGCTGTTATGGCTGAGTGAGCGTGACGGGTGGTGCCACCTCTGGCTCTATGAAATCGCCTCTGGCAAGGTCCGGCAGCAGGTCACTAGCGGACGCTGGGTGCTGCGCAAGGTGGAGCATGTGGATGAAGAAAAGCGGCAGGTGTGGTTTCTCGCATCGGGTTTGCGTGAGGAAGAGGACCCCTATCATGAGCATCTGTGCCGTGTGAACCTGGACGGCACGGATTTTATACAACTGACCGAAGGGGATGGGCAGCACAGGATCCAATGGTCCCCGAACAAAAAGTATTTCATTGATGTCTGGTCTCGCGCTGACCATCCGCCGGTGACGGAACTGCGGCGAAGCAAGGATGGCCAATTAATATGCACCCTGGAGAAGGCAGATGCCCGAGCCCTGCTGGCCACCGGCTGGCAGATGCCGGAACGTTTTGTCGCCAAAGGACGGGACGGCAGGACGGACATCCACGGCATCATCATCAAGCCGGCCTCCTTTGACCCTGCGAAATCCTATCCCGTGGTGGAGCAAGTCTATGCAGGGCCACATGGTGCCTTCACGCCGAAGGAGTTTGGAATTTTAAAAAGACAGCATGAGCTTGCGGAATTGGGATTCATCGTGGTGCAGGCCGATGGCATGGGCACCAATCATCGTGGTAAGGAGTTCCATGAGCTATGCTGGAAAAATCTCAAGGATGCCGGATTTCCCGACCGCATAGCGTGGATCCGGGCGGCGGCTGAAACGAGACCCTGGATGGATCTGAGCAGTATTGGGATCTATGGAGGCAGTGCTGGTGGACAGAGCGCGATGCGTGCCCTGCTGGACCATCACGACTTTTACAAAGTGGCCGTGGCGGACTGCGGCTGCCACGACAACCGGATGGACAAGATCTGGTGGAATGAGCAGTGGATGGGCTGGCCTGTGGATGACAGTTACAAACTCAATTCCAATGCCGAAGATGCAGCAAAGCTTCAGGGGCAGCTTTTGCTCATCGTCGGAGAATTGGATGTGAATGTGGACCCGGCCAGCACCTACCAAGTCGTTCGTGCCCTGCAAAAAGCGGGCAAGAGTTTCGATTTCATGCCCATCATAGGCACGGGGCATGGGGCTGCCGAGACACCTTATGGGTCACGTTTGCGGATGGAATTTCTGAAGCGGCATCTCCTCCCTTAA
- a CDS encoding dynamin family protein: MIGDEYFQLRDRLSGELHTLAEVIRDLGGDTESIAIAENLIASLKEPFVFVVVGEVNVGKSTFLNALFGQDFSKTGVMPTTDKILFFKHGPVLQIVPVTPTLDEVHVPIDILRDFHIVDTPGTNSIADEHQEITERFVPIADLVIFVFSAMNPWGASAWQFLDKVHKHWMRHVVFVLQQCDLRSPEEIQVITDYMGQLSRQRYGQDFPLFPVSAKKAYIAKNSDGNQESLMEESGFQQLEDHISSLVERNASRMNKLSSTVRLARQLLTNLREHVLQQTQQTQRTSTLTQEFLTEREMQVDRTLKKILPALDATERDYHEACAHVAGLADDVLATRQAFKKDPALEMEETKPESLDHRLFQDLQHRSGDRWRQVGIILEEDCLQYDRFLHSQGRGTLFPEDVVLPTEADPELRRLFSAHIDSTIRRFVLGLKLDEAIEPGLNKARKRARWVPWLILPVLGAVGAAWYYDGPIGAAISAGGGMLLLGFALLIAQSALNKTRGLMVDRLENSTLKLREMLQTQVESDVESLFSRFLPMLEPAQKECREREHLLLSQTERLQALTDAFLIYQRELSQWR; encoded by the coding sequence ATGATCGGTGATGAGTATTTCCAGCTGCGCGACCGCCTAAGCGGGGAATTGCACACGCTCGCGGAAGTGATCCGTGACCTGGGCGGGGATACGGAATCCATCGCCATTGCGGAAAACTTGATTGCCAGCCTCAAGGAACCGTTTGTCTTCGTGGTGGTAGGAGAGGTGAATGTGGGTAAGTCCACCTTTTTGAATGCACTCTTCGGCCAGGATTTTTCCAAGACCGGGGTGATGCCGACGACGGACAAAATCTTGTTTTTCAAGCATGGCCCGGTGCTGCAAATCGTGCCAGTCACGCCGACACTGGATGAGGTTCATGTGCCCATCGATATCTTGCGTGACTTCCATATCGTGGACACACCGGGGACAAACTCCATTGCGGATGAGCACCAGGAAATCACAGAGCGTTTTGTACCCATCGCAGATCTGGTGATCTTTGTGTTCAGTGCCATGAACCCGTGGGGTGCCTCGGCGTGGCAGTTTTTGGACAAAGTGCACAAGCACTGGATGCGCCACGTCGTCTTCGTCCTCCAGCAGTGCGACCTGAGAAGCCCGGAGGAAATCCAGGTGATCACAGATTACATGGGACAGCTTTCCCGGCAGCGCTACGGCCAGGATTTCCCTCTTTTTCCAGTCTCGGCCAAGAAGGCTTACATCGCCAAAAACTCAGACGGGAACCAAGAAAGCCTGATGGAGGAAAGCGGCTTCCAGCAGCTGGAGGATCACATCTCCAGCTTAGTAGAGCGCAACGCATCCCGGATGAACAAGCTATCCAGTACCGTCAGGCTGGCGCGGCAACTGCTGACCAATTTGCGGGAGCATGTGCTGCAGCAAACTCAGCAGACACAGCGTACTTCCACCCTAACCCAGGAGTTTCTCACGGAGCGGGAGATGCAGGTGGACCGTACCCTGAAGAAAATCCTCCCCGCCCTGGATGCGACGGAACGTGATTACCATGAGGCATGCGCACACGTGGCGGGGCTGGCCGATGATGTGCTGGCCACACGCCAAGCCTTTAAAAAGGACCCCGCGCTGGAGATGGAAGAGACCAAGCCAGAGAGCCTGGATCATCGCCTTTTCCAGGATTTACAACATCGTAGCGGGGACCGATGGCGTCAGGTCGGTATCATTCTGGAAGAAGACTGCCTCCAGTATGACCGCTTTCTGCACTCGCAGGGTCGCGGCACTCTTTTCCCTGAAGATGTGGTTCTGCCAACCGAAGCCGACCCTGAATTACGGCGTCTCTTTTCCGCACACATAGACAGCACCATCCGGCGGTTTGTCCTGGGATTGAAACTGGATGAAGCGATTGAACCCGGACTGAACAAGGCCCGCAAGCGGGCGCGCTGGGTGCCCTGGCTGATCCTGCCGGTACTGGGCGCAGTGGGCGCAGCCTGGTATTATGATGGCCCCATCGGCGCGGCTATTTCAGCAGGGGGAGGAATGCTGCTGCTAGGCTTTGCGCTGCTGATCGCCCAGTCTGCCCTGAACAAGACGAGAGGTCTGATGGTGGACCGACTTGAAAATTCTACGCTGAAGCTGCGCGAGATGCTCCAGACCCAGGTCGAGAGCGATGTGGAAAGCCTCTTTTCCCGCTTCCTGCCCATGCTGGAGCCCGCACAGAAGGAATGCCGTGAGCGCGAACATCTGCTGCTCAGCCAAACAGAGCGCCTGCAGGCACTGACGGATGCTTTTCTGATTTATCAGCGTGAGCTCAGCCAGTGGAGGTGA